From the Streptococcus oralis ATCC 35037 genome, one window contains:
- a CDS encoding methionine ABC transporter ATP-binding protein produces the protein MSRDIIKLDQIDVTFHQKKRTITAVKDVTIHIQEGDIYGIVGYSGAGKSTLVRVINLLQKPSAGKITIDNDVIFNGRVTLTAEQLRRKRQDIGMIFQHFNLMSQKTAEENVTFALKHSGLSKEEKKAKVAKLLDLVGLADRAENYPSQLSGGQKQRVAIARALANDPKILISDESTSALDPKTTKQILALLQDLNKKLGLTVVLITHEMQIVKDIANRVAVMQDGRLIEEGSVLEIFSDPKQPLTQDFISTATGIDEAMVKIEKQEIVEHLSENSILVQLKYAGASTDEPLLNELYKHYQVTANILYGNIEILDGTPVGELVVVLSGEKAALAGAQEAIRQAGVQLKVLKGGQ, from the coding sequence ATGAGTAGAGATATTATTAAGTTAGATCAGATCGATGTGACTTTTCACCAAAAGAAAAGAACCATCACAGCGGTCAAGGATGTGACCATTCACATCCAAGAAGGGGATATCTACGGAATCGTTGGATATTCTGGAGCAGGGAAATCAACCCTTGTACGGGTGATTAACCTCTTGCAAAAGCCATCTGCTGGGAAAATTACCATTGATAACGACGTCATTTTTAACGGCAGAGTGACTCTGACAGCAGAGCAGTTGCGTCGTAAGCGTCAAGACATTGGGATGATTTTCCAGCATTTTAACCTGATGAGTCAAAAGACAGCAGAGGAAAATGTGACCTTTGCCCTCAAACACTCTGGACTTAGCAAGGAAGAAAAGAAAGCAAAAGTAGCTAAGTTGTTAGACTTGGTTGGCTTGGCGGATCGTGCTGAAAACTACCCTTCACAACTATCAGGAGGACAAAAACAGCGTGTAGCTATTGCGCGTGCCTTGGCAAATGATCCGAAAATTTTGATTTCAGATGAGTCAACGTCTGCCCTTGACCCTAAGACAACTAAGCAGATTTTGGCATTGTTGCAAGATTTGAACAAAAAATTAGGCTTGACTGTTGTTTTGATTACACATGAAATGCAGATTGTAAAAGACATTGCCAACCGTGTGGCGGTCATGCAGGATGGTCGTTTGATTGAAGAGGGTAGTGTTCTTGAAATCTTCTCAGATCCTAAACAACCTTTGACACAGGACTTTATCTCAACAGCCACAGGTATTGACGAAGCCATGGTCAAGATTGAGAAGCAAGAAATCGTAGAGCATTTATCTGAGAACAGTATCTTAGTGCAGCTCAAGTATGCAGGGGCTTCGACAGACGAGCCACTTTTGAATGAATTGTACAAACATTACCAAGTAACGGCCAATATCCTCTATGGAAATATCGAAATTCTCGATGGCACTCCTGTTGGAGAATTGGTTGTGGTCTTGTCAGGTGAAAAAGCAGCGCTAGCAGGTGCTCAAGAAGCCATTCGTCAAGCAGGCGTACAGTTAAAAGTATTGAAGGGAGGACAGTAA
- a CDS encoding response regulator transcription factor: MYKVLLVDDEYMVTEGLKRLIPFEKWDMQVVATANHADDALDYVKKNPVDVVISDVNMPDKTGLEMIREMKELLPDTYYILLSGYQEFDYVKKAMNLSVVDYLVKPVDKVELGHLLEKIAQQLQEKVEQSQTLSQELDETGFTNYLSGKDNWWIGLSKEKQGSFTIPYYVLGQDWQIFISDQPLDGIIVTSFEAPYQQSFENWKINAEKALFYGSVNLEKSESLFAYYEPIYRVIIQGNINQIIEELTLLEKVVLENTPRVAITKQLFTQFVMDVFHLFEHLKADDMTEIVKAIHAINTFEELVAYIKETLTKFFGQYRMNENVVSVLEVIGRDYQKELSLKDISKDLFINPVYLGQLIKRETNSTFAELLNKQRIKAAQQLLLSTSDSIEDICYAVGYSNVGYFYKVFRKLCGKSPKAYRKQVETSL, translated from the coding sequence ATGTATAAAGTTTTATTAGTAGACGATGAGTACATGGTGACAGAGGGGCTCAAGCGATTAATCCCCTTTGAAAAATGGGATATGCAAGTCGTCGCGACAGCTAATCACGCAGATGATGCTTTGGACTATGTTAAGAAAAATCCAGTAGATGTGGTCATTTCCGATGTCAACATGCCAGATAAGACCGGGCTTGAGATGATTAGGGAAATGAAAGAGTTACTTCCAGATACCTATTATATCTTGCTGTCTGGTTATCAGGAGTTTGACTACGTCAAAAAAGCCATGAACCTTAGTGTCGTGGATTATCTGGTCAAGCCAGTAGACAAGGTGGAGTTGGGCCATTTATTAGAAAAGATTGCGCAACAGCTTCAGGAGAAGGTGGAGCAAAGTCAGACCCTCAGTCAAGAATTGGATGAGACAGGATTTACTAACTATCTGTCAGGTAAAGACAACTGGTGGATAGGCCTTTCTAAGGAAAAACAAGGTTCTTTCACTATTCCTTACTATGTTTTGGGGCAAGACTGGCAGATTTTCATCTCTGATCAGCCACTAGATGGCATCATCGTGACATCATTTGAAGCACCCTACCAGCAGTCCTTTGAGAATTGGAAGATCAATGCTGAGAAAGCCCTATTCTACGGTTCAGTCAATCTAGAAAAATCCGAGAGTTTGTTTGCCTATTACGAGCCGATTTATCGGGTGATTATCCAAGGGAATATCAATCAAATCATCGAAGAATTGACCTTGCTAGAGAAGGTTGTTTTGGAGAATACTCCGCGCGTGGCCATCACGAAGCAGCTCTTCACCCAGTTTGTCATGGATGTCTTTCATTTGTTTGAACACCTAAAAGCAGATGATATGACCGAGATTGTCAAAGCTATCCATGCCATTAACACCTTTGAAGAATTGGTTGCCTATATCAAAGAAACCTTGACCAAGTTCTTTGGCCAGTACCGCATGAATGAAAATGTGGTGAGCGTTCTGGAGGTGATTGGGCGTGATTATCAGAAAGAGCTCTCGCTTAAGGATATTAGCAAGGATCTCTTTATCAATCCTGTCTATCTCGGTCAGCTGATCAAGAGGGAAACCAACTCGACTTTTGCGGAATTGCTCAATAAACAGCGAATTAAGGCGGCGCAACAACTCTTGCTTTCGACCAGTGATAGTATCGAAGATATTTGCTATGCAGTTGGCTACAGTAATGTTGGATATTTCTACAAGGTTTTCCGTAAATTGTGCGGAAAATCACCGAAAGCTTATCGGAAACAGGTTGAAACCAGCTTGTAA
- the argS gene encoding arginine--tRNA ligase, with protein MNTKELIASELASVIDSLDQEAILNLLETPKNSEMGDIAFPAFSLAKVERKAPQMIAADIAEKINSQAFEKVVATGPYVNFFLDKSAISAQVLQDVITEKEHYADQTIGKQENIVIDMSSPNIAKPFSIGHLRSTVIGDSLSHIFQKIGYQTVKVNHLGDWGKQFGMLIVAYKKWGNEEAVKAHPIDELLKLYVRINAEAEKDPSLDEEAREWFRKLENGDEEALALWQWFRDESLVEFNRLYNELQVEFDSYNGEAFYNDKMDAVVDILAEKGLLVESEGAQVVNLEKYGIEHPALIKKSDGATLYITRDLAAALYRKNEYQFAKSIYVVGQEQSAHFKQLKAVLQEMGYDWSQDIVHVPFGLVTKEGKKLSTRKGNVILLEPTIAEAVSRAKAQIEAKNPELENKDQVAHAVGVGAIKFYDLKTDRTNGYDFDLEAMVSFEGETGPYVQYAYARIQSILRKADFKPDAAGNYSLNDAESWEIIKLLQDFPRIINRAADNFEPSIIAKFAISLAQAFNKYYAHTRILDESPERDSRLALSYATAVVLKEALRLLGVEAPEKM; from the coding sequence ATGAATACAAAAGAATTGATTGCTAGCGAGTTAGCTAGCGTCATTGATAGCCTGGACCAAGAGGCTATTTTAAATTTACTGGAAACACCTAAAAACTCAGAAATGGGAGACATCGCCTTCCCTGCCTTTTCTCTAGCAAAGGTCGAGCGTAAAGCTCCTCAAATGATTGCAGCAGATATTGCTGAAAAAATCAATAGTCAAGCCTTTGAAAAGGTTGTTGCTACTGGACCTTACGTCAACTTTTTCCTCGATAAATCTGCTATTTCGGCTCAGGTATTACAGGATGTTATCACTGAAAAAGAGCACTATGCCGACCAAACCATTGGCAAGCAAGAAAATATCGTTATCGACATGTCTAGTCCTAATATCGCAAAACCATTCTCTATTGGGCACTTGCGTTCAACGGTTATCGGAGATAGCTTGTCACATATTTTCCAAAAGATCGGCTATCAAACGGTCAAGGTCAACCATTTGGGAGACTGGGGTAAACAGTTTGGAATGTTGATCGTTGCCTACAAGAAATGGGGAAATGAGGAAGCCGTTAAAGCGCATCCAATCGATGAACTTCTTAAACTCTACGTTCGCATCAATGCTGAAGCTGAAAAAGATCCTAGCTTGGATGAAGAAGCACGCGAATGGTTCCGCAAACTGGAAAATGGAGATGAGGAAGCCCTCGCTCTCTGGCAATGGTTCCGTGATGAAAGTTTAGTGGAATTCAACCGTCTTTACAATGAATTGCAAGTTGAATTTGACAGCTACAACGGAGAAGCCTTCTACAATGATAAGATGGATGCTGTTGTAGACATTCTCGCTGAAAAAGGACTTCTTGTTGAGTCAGAAGGGGCTCAAGTTGTCAATCTTGAGAAATATGGAATTGAACATCCAGCCCTTATCAAAAAATCTGATGGTGCAACTCTCTATATCACACGTGACTTGGCTGCAGCCCTCTACCGTAAAAACGAATACCAATTTGCAAAATCCATCTATGTTGTTGGTCAAGAGCAATCTGCCCACTTCAAACAACTCAAGGCAGTACTACAAGAGATGGGCTACGATTGGAGCCAAGACATTGTCCATGTTCCGTTTGGATTGGTAACAAAAGAAGGGAAAAAACTCTCTACTCGTAAAGGAAATGTCATCTTGCTAGAACCGACTATCGCTGAGGCTGTTAGTCGTGCCAAGGCCCAAATCGAGGCGAAAAATCCTGAGTTAGAAAATAAAGACCAGGTTGCCCACGCTGTTGGAGTTGGGGCTATCAAGTTCTATGATCTTAAGACCGACCGTACAAATGGATATGACTTCGACCTTGAAGCTATGGTATCCTTTGAAGGAGAAACTGGACCTTACGTTCAATACGCCTACGCTCGTATCCAATCTATCTTGCGCAAAGCCGATTTCAAACCAGATGCAGCTGGCAACTACAGCTTGAACGATGCTGAAAGCTGGGAAATCATTAAGCTACTCCAGGACTTTCCACGTATTATCAATCGTGCAGCAGATAACTTTGAACCTTCTATCATTGCGAAATTTGCGATTAGTTTGGCTCAAGCATTCAACAAGTACTATGCACATACACGTATCCTAGATGAAAGTCCTGAGCGCGACAGTCGTCTGGCCCTCAGCTACGCAACCGCAGTCGTCCTCAAAGAAGCTCTTCGTTTGCTCGGAGTAGAAGCGCCGGAGAAGATGTAA
- a CDS encoding NRAMP family divalent metal transporter, whose amino-acid sequence MSQVTLSNQSTWASKLKAMGPGILMASAAVGGSHIVSSTQAGGSYGWSLLLLVILANVFKYPFFRFGAEYTADTGKTLVEGYAEKGKLYLWIFFILNVFSAMVNTAGVAILCSAIIASAFPMIGLSITQWSLILVAVIWAMLLFGGYKLLDGMAKWIMSALTIATVLAVIIATIKHPEYSSDFVEKTPWQMAALPFIVSLLGWMPAPIEISAINSLWSAEKKKTVNFNTADALFDFNIGYIGTAILAVFFVALGALIQYPTGQAVEAASAKYISQFVGMYASVLGEWSRYLITFIAFLCIFGTVITVIDGYSRVNQESLRLLIRQKEDSRKSLNIWMTIIAIIGIVIIKFFAGQVSTMLRFAMIGSFLTTPFFALLNYVLVTRENKNLPSWLKLLAIAGLIFLFGFAIFFIYALAIGKAG is encoded by the coding sequence ATGTCACAAGTTACGTTATCAAACCAGTCAACCTGGGCAAGCAAACTAAAGGCAATGGGGCCAGGAATCCTAATGGCTTCTGCTGCCGTTGGAGGTTCTCACATTGTATCCTCTACTCAAGCTGGTGGTTCTTATGGTTGGTCACTACTCCTCTTGGTTATCTTGGCCAATGTTTTTAAATATCCATTTTTCCGTTTTGGTGCTGAATACACGGCTGATACGGGAAAGACTTTGGTCGAAGGTTATGCCGAAAAAGGGAAACTCTATCTCTGGATTTTCTTTATCCTCAATGTCTTTTCAGCTATGGTCAACACAGCTGGTGTTGCCATTCTGTGCTCAGCTATCATCGCCAGTGCCTTCCCAATGATCGGTCTTAGCATCACTCAATGGTCCCTTATCCTTGTTGCAGTCATTTGGGCTATGTTACTCTTTGGTGGCTACAAACTATTGGATGGTATGGCAAAATGGATCATGTCTGCTTTGACCATTGCAACTGTTCTTGCAGTTATCATTGCAACAATTAAACATCCAGAATACAGCTCTGATTTTGTCGAAAAGACACCTTGGCAAATGGCGGCACTCCCTTTTATCGTTTCCCTCTTAGGATGGATGCCTGCCCCTATTGAAATTTCAGCCATCAACTCACTCTGGTCTGCTGAAAAGAAAAAGACCGTCAACTTTAATACAGCGGACGCACTTTTCGACTTTAACATTGGTTACATTGGAACTGCAATCCTAGCTGTATTCTTTGTGGCACTAGGAGCACTTATTCAGTATCCTACCGGGCAGGCAGTTGAAGCTGCTTCAGCCAAATACATCTCTCAATTTGTGGGTATGTATGCCTCTGTTCTTGGAGAATGGTCCCGTTATTTGATCACCTTTATCGCCTTTCTTTGTATCTTTGGAACAGTTATTACTGTTATAGATGGTTACTCTCGAGTCAATCAGGAATCGCTGCGACTCTTGATTCGTCAAAAAGAGGATTCTCGCAAATCTTTGAACATCTGGATGACCATTATCGCTATCATTGGTATCGTAATTATTAAATTCTTTGCTGGTCAAGTTTCTACCATGCTTCGCTTTGCCATGATCGGTTCTTTCCTGACAACACCATTCTTCGCTCTCTTGAACTATGTTTTGGTGACACGTGAGAATAAAAATCTTCCTTCTTGGCTAAAACTCCTCGCTATCGCAGGGTTGATTTTCCTCTTTGGCTTTGCTATTTTCTTTATCTATGCACTTGCCATCGGAAAAGCAGGATAG
- the nrdI gene encoding class Ib ribonucleoside-diphosphate reductase assembly flavoprotein NrdI codes for MKKISLVYISLSGNTESFVSRLKDYLLSQYEGIEVQKIHIKDLVKEGQDFFEMDHPYVAFLPTYLEGGNGVDNGDVEILTTPVGDFIAYGDNASKCFGVVGSGNRNFNNQYCLTAKQYSQRFGFPVLADFEMRGMLGDIKKVAAIIADLYELETEK; via the coding sequence ATGAAAAAAATATCCCTAGTGTATATCAGTCTGAGCGGGAATACAGAGAGTTTTGTAAGCCGTCTCAAGGACTATCTCCTGTCTCAGTACGAAGGAATTGAGGTCCAAAAAATCCATATCAAGGATCTGGTCAAGGAAGGCCAAGATTTCTTTGAGATGGACCATCCTTATGTCGCCTTTTTACCAACCTATCTAGAAGGTGGAAATGGCGTTGATAACGGCGATGTTGAAATTCTAACGACTCCAGTGGGCGACTTTATTGCTTATGGAGACAATGCTAGTAAGTGTTTTGGGGTAGTGGGATCTGGTAATCGCAATTTTAATAACCAATACTGCCTGACAGCTAAGCAGTACAGCCAGCGTTTTGGCTTCCCGGTCCTAGCAGACTTTGAAATGCGTGGCATGCTGGGAGATATTAAAAAGGTCGCAGCGATCATTGCAGATTTGTATGAGTTAGAAACAGAAAAATAA
- a CDS encoding methionine ABC transporter permease, with amino-acid sequence MTELIQTYLPNVYKMGWAGQAGWGTAIYLTLYMTVLSFIIGGFLGLVAGLFLVLTAPGGVLENKVIFWILDKITSIFRAVPFIILLAIMSPLSHLIVKTSIGPNAALVPLSFAVFAFFARQVQVVLAELDGGVIEAAQASGATFWDIVGVYLSEGLPDLIRVTTVTLISLVGETAMAGAVGAGGIGNVAIAYGFNRYNHDVTILATIIIILIIFTIQFLGDFLTKKLSHK; translated from the coding sequence ATGACAGAGTTGATTCAAACTTATCTACCAAATGTCTACAAGATGGGCTGGGCTGGTCAGGCAGGCTGGGGAACAGCTATCTACCTAACTCTTTATATGACAGTTCTTTCCTTCATCATCGGAGGGTTCTTGGGGTTGGTAGCAGGTCTTTTCCTCGTCTTGACAGCGCCAGGCGGTGTCTTGGAAAATAAGGTTATCTTCTGGATTTTAGACAAGATTACCTCTATTTTCCGTGCGGTTCCCTTCATCATCCTCTTGGCAATCATGTCGCCACTTTCTCACTTGATCGTCAAGACTAGTATCGGGCCAAACGCAGCCCTTGTACCCCTTTCTTTTGCAGTCTTTGCCTTCTTTGCCCGTCAGGTGCAGGTTGTCTTGGCTGAGCTGGATGGTGGTGTCATTGAGGCGGCACAGGCTAGTGGTGCGACTTTCTGGGACATCGTGGGTGTTTACCTATCAGAAGGTCTTCCAGATTTGATTCGTGTGACGACTGTGACCTTGATTTCCCTTGTTGGGGAAACAGCTATGGCGGGAGCAGTTGGTGCTGGTGGTATCGGTAACGTAGCCATCGCTTATGGATTTAACCGCTACAATCACGATGTGACCATCTTGGCGACTATCATTATCATCTTGATTATCTTTACAATCCAGTTTTTGGGAGATTTCTTGACCAAGAAATTAAGTCATAAATAA
- a CDS encoding MptD family putative ECF transporter S component, translated as MKKNILTTLLAAVLYFLCVGIGVFLGHLVDQTGNMFYAPAFSALVGGSVYMLLLTKVPRFGAITTLGLFMALFFLASKHGAGAFLPGVACGLAADAIARLGNYRDRIKNTLSFLVFAFSTSGPIFLMWIRPKAYVATLLARGKSQEYIDRIMVPPELDKIFLFVASILLCALIGALLGQAISKKFTHKI; from the coding sequence ATGAAGAAAAATATCTTAACCACCCTCTTGGCCGCCGTCCTCTACTTTCTCTGTGTAGGGATTGGAGTCTTCCTAGGACACCTGGTCGACCAAACAGGCAATATGTTCTACGCGCCTGCCTTTTCTGCACTTGTCGGTGGCAGTGTCTACATGCTTCTTTTGACGAAAGTGCCTCGTTTTGGTGCTATCACCACTCTAGGACTTTTTATGGCACTTTTCTTCCTAGCTAGCAAGCATGGCGCTGGTGCCTTTCTCCCAGGTGTCGCCTGTGGTCTTGCAGCAGATGCCATCGCTCGTCTCGGAAACTACAGAGATCGAATCAAAAACACCCTCTCCTTCCTCGTCTTTGCTTTTAGCACAAGTGGCCCTATCTTCCTCATGTGGATCCGTCCCAAAGCTTACGTGGCCACTTTACTTGCGCGTGGGAAATCCCAAGAATACATCGACCGTATCATGGTCCCTCCAGAGTTGGACAAAATTTTTCTCTTTGTCGCAAGCATTCTCCTTTGTGCCTTGATTGGTGCTTTGCTTGGACAAGCCATTAGTAAAAAGTTTACACACAAAATCTAA
- a CDS encoding sensor histidine kinase, translating into MKNWQQNRMKQFWLHSLLRIYSLVMIVVIASFAIMLSYADWDSREKEAQRVAERVTTRTVSEVEYYHRESTQLAQSLVENQARIEGIYKYFSLSTPDYFYWQLERKTSPYISVSLYENIDDLYVRNDFVTGVAIVLQDYKEVYVSTREKRSGEKIPAEGFKPTANSFAIPVSDPVSDKDLGVIYISLSPDVLHGAIDNTRGHIPMAVTVTSPFETEMFHIGEKVSAERENWFVGVTSHGYQVRVAVPKNFVLTGTLTSSAVIIGLSILFIIILYVTLRQTFSNYQKQVVDLVDSIEVIAQGEEGLRIDTSEKDQELLLIAETTNDMLDRLEKNIHDIYQLELSQKDANMRALQAQINPHFMYNTLEFIRMYAVMQSQDELADIIYEFSSLLRNNISDERETTLKQELEFCRKYSYLCMVRYPKSIAYGFKIAPELEEMRIPKFTLQPLVENYFAHGVDHRRTDNVISIKALKGQGFVEILVEDNGRGMTAEKLASLQEKLAQRSFEHEASYSGERQSIGIVNVHERFVLYFGDRYQISVESAEQEGVRYHITIQDE; encoded by the coding sequence ATGAAAAATTGGCAACAAAATAGAATGAAGCAGTTCTGGCTTCACTCTCTTTTACGGATTTATAGCTTGGTTATGATCGTGGTCATTGCCAGTTTTGCGATTATGCTATCGTATGCTGACTGGGACTCGCGTGAGAAAGAAGCCCAAAGGGTTGCAGAACGTGTGACCACTCGGACAGTGAGCGAAGTGGAATATTATCACAGAGAGTCAACCCAACTTGCTCAGTCTTTGGTTGAAAATCAGGCCCGCATTGAAGGGATTTACAAGTATTTCAGTCTCAGCACACCAGACTATTTCTACTGGCAATTAGAGCGTAAAACTTCGCCTTATATCTCGGTTTCCCTGTATGAAAATATTGATGACCTCTATGTTCGGAATGATTTTGTGACTGGAGTGGCTATTGTTCTTCAGGACTATAAGGAAGTCTATGTTTCGACTAGAGAAAAACGAAGTGGAGAGAAAATTCCTGCGGAGGGTTTTAAGCCGACAGCCAATAGTTTTGCCATTCCCGTTTCCGATCCTGTGTCTGACAAGGATTTAGGAGTGATCTATATCTCCCTATCGCCAGATGTTTTACATGGGGCTATTGACAATACTCGGGGTCATATCCCAATGGCTGTAACAGTAACTTCGCCTTTTGAGACCGAGATGTTCCATATTGGTGAGAAGGTATCAGCCGAGCGAGAAAACTGGTTTGTAGGTGTTACCTCTCACGGTTATCAGGTTCGAGTTGCTGTTCCTAAAAATTTTGTTCTCACAGGAACTTTGACGAGTTCAGCTGTCATTATTGGGCTAAGTATTCTCTTTATCATCATTTTGTACGTGACCCTTAGACAGACTTTTTCAAATTACCAAAAGCAGGTCGTAGACCTAGTAGATTCGATCGAGGTGATTGCTCAAGGGGAAGAAGGCCTTCGAATCGATACTTCTGAAAAAGACCAAGAGTTGCTTCTCATTGCAGAAACAACCAATGATATGTTGGATCGCCTGGAAAAAAATATCCATGATATCTATCAGCTAGAGCTCAGTCAAAAAGATGCCAATATGCGAGCCCTGCAAGCTCAGATCAATCCTCACTTTATGTACAATACTCTGGAATTTATACGGATGTATGCCGTCATGCAAAGTCAGGATGAACTGGCAGATATTATCTATGAATTTAGCAGCCTGTTACGCAACAATATCTCCGACGAGCGGGAAACGACGTTGAAGCAGGAGTTGGAATTTTGCCGAAAATATAGCTATCTCTGTATGGTACGTTATCCTAAATCCATTGCTTATGGTTTCAAGATTGCACCAGAATTGGAAGAAATGAGGATTCCAAAATTTACACTCCAACCATTAGTAGAAAACTACTTTGCCCATGGTGTTGACCATCGCAGAACGGATAATGTCATCAGTATCAAAGCCTTGAAGGGCCAAGGATTCGTTGAAATCCTAGTGGAAGACAATGGTCGGGGCATGACCGCTGAGAAACTAGCTAGCTTGCAAGAAAAATTAGCTCAACGAAGTTTTGAACACGAGGCAAGCTATAGTGGGGAGCGGCAGTCAATTGGAATAGTCAATGTACACGAACGCTTTGTTCTCTACTTTGGGGATCGCTACCAAATCAGTGTAGAGTCAGCTGAACAAGAGGGTGTTCGTTACCATATCACTATCCAGGATGAATAG
- the argR gene encoding arginine repressor encodes MRKRERHQLIKKMITEEKLGTQKEIQDRLEARNVYVTQTTLSRDLREIGLTKVKKNDMVYYVLANETDKIDLVEFLSHHLEGVARAEFTLVLHTKLGEAAVLANIVDANKDEWILGTVAGANTLLVICRDQHVAKLMEDRLLDLMKDK; translated from the coding sequence ATGAGAAAAAGAGAACGGCATCAGTTGATTAAAAAGATGATCACCGAAGAAAAACTTGGGACACAAAAAGAGATTCAAGATCGTTTAGAAGCTCGTAATGTTTATGTGACACAAACGACTTTGTCACGTGATTTGCGTGAAATCGGCTTGACCAAGGTTAAGAAAAATGATATGGTGTATTATGTACTAGCAAATGAGACAGATAAGATTGATTTAGTTGAGTTTTTGTCTCATCATTTAGAAGGAGTTGCAAGAGCAGAGTTCACCTTGGTACTTCATACTAAACTTGGGGAAGCTGCAGTCTTAGCAAACATTGTAGATGCAAACAAGGATGAATGGATTTTAGGAACGGTTGCTGGTGCTAATACCTTATTGGTTATTTGTCGAGACCAGCACGTTGCCAAGCTGATGGAAGATCGTTTGCTAGATTTGATGAAAGATAAATAA
- a CDS encoding YesL family protein, with the protein MGKFLEFVFNRIFLGMIATAYFWLLTLAGGVVFGLAPASATLMSLYAEHGYTYRAYHLKEAWELYKSNFVKSNLAFYSFVFVDLVLVYGLYLLVQLPHQTIFHLLATFLNVLVVALVFLAYTVSLKLQVYFDLSYQNTLKLSLIGIFMSLPAIAKVLLGSALLVGVGYYMPALLFFVGIGMWHFFISDMLEPIYESIHEKLATK; encoded by the coding sequence ATGGGAAAATTTCTAGAATTCGTCTTTAATCGTATCTTTTTGGGAATGATTGCGACGGCTTATTTCTGGCTATTAACACTAGCAGGAGGAGTGGTCTTTGGTTTGGCCCCAGCTAGTGCAACTCTTATGAGTTTGTATGCGGAACATGGTTATACCTATCGAGCCTACCATTTGAAGGAAGCTTGGGAATTGTATAAGAGTAATTTTGTCAAGAGCAATCTGGCTTTCTATAGTTTTGTGTTTGTGGATCTTGTCCTAGTTTATGGTTTGTATCTTCTAGTTCAATTGCCACACCAGACGATTTTCCACCTCTTGGCGACCTTTCTCAATGTCCTTGTAGTTGCTCTTGTCTTTCTAGCCTATACTGTTTCCTTGAAACTTCAGGTGTACTTTGATTTATCCTACCAAAATACCTTGAAACTGTCCCTTATCGGGATTTTTATGAGCCTACCTGCGATTGCCAAAGTTTTACTCGGCTCCGCTCTCCTTGTAGGAGTTGGTTATTATATGCCTGCCTTGCTCTTTTTTGTAGGAATTGGAATGTGGCATTTCTTTATCAGTGATATGTTGGAACCTATTTATGAAAGTATCCATGAAAAATTGGCAACAAAATAG